Genomic DNA from Dioscorea cayenensis subsp. rotundata cultivar TDr96_F1 chromosome 1, TDr96_F1_v2_PseudoChromosome.rev07_lg8_w22 25.fasta, whole genome shotgun sequence:
GTCGGTCTTTCGAGCACGTTTTTTATAGTGTAAGCTCCAGAGCCATCAGGTGGGTCAGTGAAATTTTTGGTGAATTTAATTCCctttaattacataattaataCTGCAGAACAGTTCATCGAGTAGTTTGTCTTATCAAACCGATCTTCTTGGCTATAACAGAaatgctatatatatttttttttttaagtgtagATAGCCTGGACCATTTTTGTTTGGGAATTGACTTGTTTTAAGCATCTGCAGATGCTGGCTGTAGCACAAATGCTTTTGCCACCCAGGGAACTTGTTTAAATGGTTTAAGCTCGGATGATTGATTATAGGGGAGAtctttgtggtttttttgttttggcaaaAATAaggacataatttttttattattattattatttttatgatgtgttttttcatgatttgaaaAAGCTCTCAACactgttaatttttatttttttgaccgATGCAAAATCATTCATTCACGTAAAAAAACCATCATGTgatataaaaacatgattttttttagcatgattttttttttatttttttttatttttgggatttaagttttttttatttaatgaaaatttgaaattaattaatagatatatgtatatatcggTGTTTAAATAAAGGTAATGATTTTGCCCATGTAAATTAACACTATTAATGTCTTGTATAATGTTTTATGAGTATGCATTTAAACCCaatgaacattttttttcttaatttttcagttaaattgattaaaaaataaataaatctaagatGTATTTACAGTAATAagattgaaggaaaaaaacccATATGGTGAAGATGTATATAcagttataaataaaaaattaaattttttaataatttaagcCTATAAACCACTTGATTCAAGTGATTAGCGTCACCAACAAGAATGACACAGGTGATGTTGCAGCCCTCACTCGtgtcacaagaaaaaaataattcaagcctattttaataattttttaaaaacttttaatatgAGGTCATGAAAagctgaaaataaataaatatataaaaaggggAATTTATCAGCGGAATACATTCACATGAATACAATTActtgtaaattaaaaataatatgaataaagATTTCAAGCAAGAGAAactctttaaaaaaacaagaagaaatgaaagaaagctCTTATGAAAACAGAACTCACTCTggtactaaaaaaaaaaattaaaaaaaatccaaagcaTGCACAACAACTACAAGAATACAAAACCAGAACATACATTCAAAGAAGAGAAAACTATTAGCATCACTTCAAAAGAGATTCCATGGTTTCAAAGAAGAGTGATGCCATCTCAGGATTCGACGTCTTGACGGCACATTTTACACCGGGAACACCAATCACGGATGTTAGTTCGACCAGGAACGTAATACCTCGAGGTAACTTGGCAGATAGGTAGATAATATCTTTGTTTGCGTTGTTCCTCTTTGCGACGGTGAATATGTTGTGAGCTAACAAATGTTTAGTGGTAGCATCGACATTGTGGATGACAGAATTTTGTAGGTCCTTTGATATTTCATTTGCATCAGGAAGGGTCTTCCATGCCTAAATCAATGACAACCACAAAAGCATGAAACAGATAATTAAAAAGTTAGGTCATTACTTGGTTTGAGAAGCTCTTTTTAGAAGAAGAGCTTTAACAGAGGGCATCATCAAGTATAATTTGGAGCTCACACCCAAAAAGCTCTACTTTGGTTCATTGTTTTAGCTTTTATGAAAACTGGTTGTCGAAAAGCAATAATGGCATACAAGGAGCATCTGCATTGCTATAGCATGTTATGCAACATTGGACACTCTACCATTTCAACATTATCATGTGGTTCAATAtaagaaagaatatggcatggCATCAAGCATACTGTTTAAGATATGATCTAAATTGTATGATATACcgcctccgttcttttttatttgtcatgttttcttttttatttatcacattagaaattttgtacagcattaaataatattttccaaatttacattttaatttaatgtacttctacaattttcaataaatcacaatcaattaagtattaaattatatacttcaCTAGTGAAGTTTTAAATAGGGGTGgttttggaaagtaatgaaaatttttataaaatattacttttttttaatccgtgtgaattaggtaaatgtgacaaataaaaaagaacggagggagaATCACTCATCGAAGTTACTAAGAAAGAAAggttaaattttcaatttcatacCTCAAGGAATTCTGGACGGTCCAGACCACCATCCTCTGTAAAAAGTACTTGCAATAGAATTTTATCATTGAAGTACCAGACAGGCTGCTGATTATTTTTTACTGCAACCTGGAGAAGTGAGCTTGgaggtccaggtgagaggtttTGGAATAAAACCATGGGCAGAAGAGTACTGCATGATGCTCCAGGGGCCAATTGTGGAACCTAAGatatgaatatatgtatatattaatgacCTGCAATTAAAACATCATAAACATCAATAAGTCATAAAACAAAACTAGGATCACCTGTAGAGCTCCAGCAGCTGCCAGACCAAATGTATTCTTGTTAAATTGTATCATAAACCCATCCAACACAGTTTGTGAATTGTTCTCAAATAATAAAGCATAGAAAATCTGGCCATCACGCTGTAGAAGTTGTCCACTGATCTGAAGACCTTGGCCAGTTGCTTTTGGTAATAAAACAGGTAATGGAGGCCTGTAAAGCCAGGTGTGCAAGTTATATTCATGAATCGGAAGTTACTAGAAgtacaaatattgaaaataagcATATGCCAAATTCCTGATACTCACAATGAAGGTGCAGTTGTCGGTGCTGTATCAGCTGGGACAATCGCATTATCCAAACCTATTAAATCACCAAGCAAGTCTGGTACAGGAGCAGCAGTTGCAGGGGTTGCTGTTGGTGGCACAGGTGCTGCCTGGCTTGTTGAGGTATGTGAAACAGGACTTGATCCAGAGGGAGCTGGTGCACCATTGACCACACGAGAAGGTGACGACTCCGAATACCCAGCTTCAGCTGCATCaggttcttcatcatcatctggtTTGGGTGTAGCTAACTTTGCACGGCTTACAAATGCCTCTGGAGGTTTGTGATAAACTGAAGAAAGGGTAGCAATGTTCGCAAGAAGCTCATCAAGGAGGGAAGGATCAAGTTGGTTTGAATCATCACTGATTACTGGCTTCTCGGCTAAGACAACATCTTTAGCAGCCTAAGATAAAGATCAAGTAAACATCAGGACATACTACCAAAATAAGTGAGTTAAAGAATGATGACCTCgtaacaaaaaaaaccaaacaattataaaataaataaatttataaaaaaagcagTAAAAGTGTCTTTCTGTCTGAACTGTAATATTCACTTTGGTCTGTCAAACCAAAAAATTGCTCACTTAGTTCTTGAACTAAGAAGAAGACTACAAAAAAAagttagtaaattattattaaaaaaaatgagaattttgATCCCTATTCAAAAATCTTTTCTTAATCCTTGGATAAGAATGACCAAATTTTATTTCCAAGGACCAAAATGAATATATGGGTATAGTTTAGGGACCAAAATGCATTTATCGTGAACCAAAACTATACCTCGGGATCAGTTGAAAGAAGACGCCAATAGATATAAGCACGATCACGCAGATCAGGATTGTCAGTCTCCACGGTAGCATTGTTCAGAACAACCTACAGAGAAGTAGAAAGCTTAAGCATTGTAGGCTGGATGTTGAGCAGAAGAAAACTGAAGATCATTTACTCAAGGTTTGCATGAGAAACACTTGCTATAATCATTGCTAATCAAGCAATTTTACTACCTCAGCAGAAAGTTCAATATGCAGAACATAGGTACGAAAAAATTTACTTCCATGAGATAGTTAGATACAACCAGGCATGATAATCATGAGTGTTTTAACAGTAAGAACCTGAATCATCTGCTGTGGACCTTCAGTTGGTTTCTTAAGAAACAGTTTGACAGTTGCGGTGAGCAATTGTAGCTGTACAAGTGCAGGCTCCTCTGGAAAGCTTTCCAGAAAGCTCTCAAGAAGCTCATCAGCATTGTCGATCCTTTCAGCATATTCTCCAATTATCCAAATCATTGATGCCTGAAGAAACCAAAGTTTGCAGAGATAACACAAAAACCCTTCTAGTTGAATTATTTAATGATAGAATCTATTGAGGATCAAGAAGTACCTTTGCTTCAGGCTCATCTAAAGTATCCAAGCTCTcacataaagttgcaatgatgGACTCATAACTGCAAATGGTAATCAACACACGGAATGAGAAATTTCCATGAAGCAATGAAAGGTAAAAGGACAGAATTTCATGAATAATATATGCATGCCATCTAAGTATGAAGCATAAAAAAGTTGGCACCCACGTGTTCGGATAACGTCTGAAGATATCCTTGATAACAATAATAGCCTCTTGCACAAcataatttacttttatttttatcaattcaaGCAAAACACTAATGCATCTTTCTGCTGCTCTTTCCAACTTGATGGCACAACGGCCAATAGCACGGACAGCCTTTCTAACAAAATCCACATCAACTTCAGTAGCATACTCCTTGAACTCCAGTAAAACCTGGAAGAAAGTACATTAGTCCCCAAAGTAAAAGAGCTTTATTGAGAAAGTATAAGCAATCTAaactatatatgtatttttcaaaaataaatatatgtatggaaAAGAAGAAATGAGATTATGCTCCTTTcttgtttgttatatttttttctttttctcactcaAAAAGAATGCTGGGTTATATAAAAGAGCTGACAGATAGGAATAGACAACCTACAAAGATGTTGATAATACTGAATTAATTCTTACATTTATTTGTAGCCATAGAGAAGCCATATGAAGCTGAAGTCTCATGTAtggtatcaatatatatatatatatatatatatttctgagaAACAATTTTAGTGGCTAATTGTACCAATAATTggacattaaataaaaaattaaatatgttccacaaaaagtgaaaaatacatattgcatagtaatatatttaatgaattaaACCAATGACAGAAGGGCACAACAATGCATTTGTTTATCATGATGAAAACAACCCTCCTAGAGACAAAGATGGGTGCCTTAACTTGATGAGCAAGGGGAACCAGAAGATCGGAATTATCATTACATTGTCTTTTGTTACACAGATTATCTAATTTCCATGTCAAACTAAGTTTCGAATTGGgtgtttctttttatatataggaAAGGTGTATATGTTGTATTCTATTgctttttgatacaaattaaatttatggCATAAAAAGAGAGAACATTATTGGAAGGGTGCATATAttgaattttgatatatataacaGAGTTTTAAATTCAGAAAATTCTACCATATGTTGCATTTCTATAACATTATACAAATTGTCATTATGGATATAAACGGTTTCTGCCATTAATAACACCTGATCAGTCATATTGAGATCATCAGTTAAAATAAACATGGAGTAAAATCCATCTTACTTATATTTCACAAGATAATCTCAATAAGAAATTATAAACCCGTGAGATTCAATCTAAAATTGGTTTGAAATGTTAATCCATCTTGCCTCTAATTGATTATTGGGACTGATTTAGTACTCAGTGGTAAATGCAGTAGCCATATGTGTTTCCCGCACCAACATCTTTACAATGAGAACTCTTAAGTTATTGAATAGTTAGTTATAAGAGAAGGCTCAGATCCCTTCTCTGAAATCAAAAATACCATGCAGGaggcaattgaaacaaaattagaatgGCGACGCACTACAAAATAAACCATCTACAATCATAATGCCCTAATCAAAGCAGTTTGTAGTAGAAATATAACTACCATGGTAAAATAAGAGATCCCGCTATATTCCAAATTGTAAATaatcaaagataaaattgaGAATTCTACCTGGTCAATGTTCCGATCTGAAGCAAGTTTTATCATAATCTCTAGCTTCTCCATCTTAACATAAATTGGGTCATTGTACTTGCAGAAGAAAACCtagaaatagatttaaaaatcaaataattaataacttcCAAAACTCTTCAGAGAATCTTGACAGCCCTTAAATGATGAAAACTTGTCTAAACCTCACCTTGATTTCATGTGCGAGGATTGTAGGTCGTTTTTGTACAATTAGATTGATGTTACGCAAAGCAACATACTGTATTTCAGGTTCTGCAGAAAGAAGAGTAACAAGAGGAGGTGCCATTTTCTTGCAAAGATTTCGAACCACATCAGGACTAGTAATAAGTTCCATTTGCAGAAGAATCATCTGCAATAACCAAAATCTTGACATCATAAATATCCTTCACCTCATATTATGTCTAC
This window encodes:
- the LOC120260308 gene encoding beta-adaptin-like protein B, translating into MSGHDSKYFSTTKKGEIPELKEELNSQYKDKKKDAVKKVIAAMTVGKDVSSLFADVVNCMQTENLELKKLVYLYLINYAKSQPDLAILAVNTFVKDSQDPNPLIRALAVRTMGCIRVDKITEYLCDPLQRCLKDDDPYVRKTAAICVAKLYDINAELVEDRGFLETLRDLISDNNPMVVANAVAALAEIQENNTGPVFEITSHTLSKLLTALNECTEWGQVFILDALSRYKAADAREAENIVERVTPRLQHANCAVVLSAVKMILLQMELITSPDVVRNLCKKMAPPLVTLLSAEPEIQYVALRNINLIVQKRPTILAHEIKVFFCKYNDPIYVKMEKLEIMIKLASDRNIDQVLLEFKEYATEVDVDFVRKAVRAIGRCAIKLERAAERCISVLLELIKIKVNYVVQEAIIVIKDIFRRYPNTYESIIATLCESLDTLDEPEAKASMIWIIGEYAERIDNADELLESFLESFPEEPALVQLQLLTATVKLFLKKPTEGPQQMIQVVLNNATVETDNPDLRDRAYIYWRLLSTDPEAAKDVVLAEKPVISDDSNQLDPSLLDELLANIATLSSVYHKPPEAFVSRAKLATPKPDDDEEPDAAEAGYSESSPSRVVNGAPAPSGSSPVSHTSTSQAAPVPPTATPATAAPVPDLLGDLIGLDNAIVPADTAPTTAPSLPPLPVLLPKATGQGLQISGQLLQRDGQIFYALLFENNSQTVLDGFMIQFNKNTFGLAAAGALQVPQLAPGASCSTLLPMVLFQNLSPGPPSSLLQVAVKNNQQPVWYFNDKILLQVLFTEDGGLDRPEFLEAWKTLPDANEISKDLQNSVIHNVDATTKHLLAHNIFTVAKRNNANKDIIYLSAKLPRGITFLVELTSVIGVPGVKCAVKTSNPEMASLFFETMESLLK